The Vibrio quintilis DNA window ATCAAGCTGGGAACCGGAGGATTAGTCAAAGCGTATGGTGGCGGTGTTCAGCAGGCATTGAAACAAATTCAGGTTGTTGAAAAGAAAGTGACTACTGCAGTGAAAGTAACTCTGGATTATGAGTTGCTTTCAGTTGTCAGGCCGGTGATCGAAAACTTCCAGGCAAAGGAAGTGGATGCACAGTATTTACATAACGTTATTTTACTTATTGAAATTGAAGTTCTTCATTTAGAAGAGTTTAAACAAGCTATTATCAATAAATCGAGAGCCAGAGTTGTTGTTGAACTATTGAATAATTTACAGGAAATTTGAGGTTTACCTTAAAACTATATAAGTATGCAATTTCGTTCAATTACCCGTATTGTCGGGATATTGTTAGCTTTTTTTAGTGTATCCATGCTGGCACCTGCTCTGGTAGCTCTCATATATCGTGATGGTGCCGGTGTGGCTTTTCTGACGACGTTTTTTATCTTACTTATATGTGGGGCTGTCATTTGGTTCCCAAACCGTCAGTCTAAGCATGAATTAAAATCCCGTGATGGTTTTCTGATTGTTGTTCTTTTCTGGATAGTTATTGGTAGCGCAGGTGCTATCCCTTTCATCATTTCAGATGCGCCGGCAATATCTTTGACGGATTCATTTTTTGAATCATTTTCTGCTTTAACGACTACAGGAGCGACTGTTATTGTCGGACTGGATCATTTACCAAAGGCGATCTTGTTTTATCGGCAATTTCTGCAGTGGTTTGGTGGCATGGGAATCATTGTTCTGGCTGTCGCAATTTTACCTGTGTTGGGAATTGGTGGAATGCAGCTCTACAGGGCGGAAATTCCCGGGCCGGTAAAAGATACAAAGGTTACTCCCCGAATTGCGGAAACGGCAAAAGCACTTTGGTACATATACCTCAGTATTACTGTGTTCTGTGCATTGTCATTCTGGTTGGCCGGGATGTCATTATTTGATGCTATCTGCCATAGTTTTTCAACGATTGCTATTGGTGGTTTTTCTACACATGATGAAAGTATGGGATACTTTAACAGTTATGTGATTGATACGATTACGGTGATTTTTTTATTAATATCATCATGTAACTTTACGCTACACTATGCTGCCTTCTCCTATGAAGGCATTCACCCAAAGTACTATTGGAAAGATCGTGAATTCAGGGCATTTCTTTTCATTCAAAGCCTACTTTTTTTGATCTGCTTTCTTATTTTATTCATACATCAATCAGACAAGTCCTCAGTAGACACTTTTTTTCAGGCGCTTTTCCAAACTGTTTCTATATCCACAACGGCTGGTTTTACAACGACAGGGTTTTCTGACTGGCCACTATTCTTGCCGGTGTTACTTTTATTCTCTTCTTTCATTGGTGGTTGTGCAGGATCTACTGGCGGAGGACTGAAAGTTATTCGGGTTCTTTTATTGACCTTACAGGGAGTTCGGGAGATGAAGCGTTTAGTTCACCCAAGAGCCATTTATCCGATAAAACTGGGAGATACCCCATTATCTCCCCGTGTGATTGATGCGGTGTGGGGATTCTTTTCAACATATACTCTGGTGTTTGTTGTTTGTATGCTTGCTCTGATCGCTACCGGGATGGATGAACTGAGTGCTTTTTCCGCTGTTGTCGCAACTCTGAATAATTTAGGGCCAGGACTGGGAGAGGTGTCTGTCCATTTTGCTGATATTAACGATGGCGCAAAATGGATTCTGGTTGTTTCTATGTTATTTGGGCGGTTAGAAGTTTTTACTTTGCTAATTTTACTTACACCAACATTTTGGAAAAACTGAGATCATGATGAAAAGAGCTATTTTTTTATATTCAACCCGGGAAGGTCAAACGAAGAAAATTCTTAATTTTATCATGCAGAGTTTTACTGAATATCAATGTGATCTGGTTGATTTACATCTGAATCCTCAAGTAGATCTATCGGTATACGATAAAATTCTTATTGCCGCTTCGATACGATACGGGCATTTTCATCCTTCATTATATCGATTTATTGATATCCACCAAAAAGAGCTGTCTTGTTCGAAAGCTGCATTTATATGTGTGAATTTAACTGCCCGAAAGGAAGAACAACTAAAAGACACGCCAGAAGGTAGTGTATATGTTCAGACATTTCTCAAAAAGTCAAAATGGTCGCCTGAAATGATAGGTGTTTTTGCCGGAGCTTTACGTTATCCAAGATACCGTTTTATCGATAAGATGATGATTAGGCTTATTATGTCAATGACTGGCGGTGAGACCGATACATCAAAAGAAGTTGAATATACAAACTGGCAAAAGGTCTCAAATTTTGCTAATTCGTTTTTGATTTGTAAATGATATGTTTTTTTTGGGCATAAAATAGCCTTTCTGATGTGTTTATTTAAGTATTTAATAAAAAGTAGAAAAAAGTGCTTGCCAGATATAATTACTCCCCTATAATGCGCCCCACTGACACGGGATGGCAACAACAACTGCCTGAACGATGTGAGTCCGGTCAGGGCTAAAGAGAAAAATTTAAAAAAGTGTTTGACACTGAAAATTATCTCGCTAGAATGACCGCCTCTTCGAAGCAACGCTGAGAAGAAAAGCTCTTTAACAATATAAACCAATCAATCTGTGTGGGTACTCGTTAATTGATATCTTATAAAAGATTTATCAGTGAGAATGAGTGACCAACAGCTATCAGGAAGCAGCTTTGAGTTGCAGAATGAATAGCGGCACAGTCAATTCAGTAATCACTGAGCCGAAGCTTAGGCTTCAAAAAACTTTAATTGAAGAGTTTGATCATGGCTCAGATTGAACGCTGGCGGCAGGCTTAACACATGCAAGTCGGGCGGAAACGAAAGAAAGCTTGCTTTCTTGGCGTCGAGCGGCGGACGGGTGAGTAATGCCTGGGAAATTGCCCTGATGTGGGGGATAACCATTGGAAACGATGGCTAATACCGCATAATGTCTACGGACTAAAGAGGGGGACCTTCGGGCCTCTCGCGTCGGGATATGCCCAGGTGGGATTAGCTTGTTGGTGAGGTAAGAGCTCACCAAGGCGACGATCCCTAGCTGGTCTGAGAGGATGATCAGCCACACTGGAACTGAGACACGGTCCAGACTCCTACGGGAGGCAGCAGTGGGGAATATTGCACAATGGGCGCAAGCCTGATGCAGCCATGCCGCGTGTATGAAGAAGGCCTTCGGGTTGTAAAGTACTTTCAGTGGTGAGGAAGGGGCAGAGTTTAATACGCTTTGCTTTTGACGTTAGCCACAGAAGAAGCACCGGCTAACTCCGTGCCAGCAGCCGCGGTAATACGGAGGGTGCGAGCGTTAATCGGAATTACTGGGCGTAAAGCGCATGCAGGTGGATGATTAAGTCAGATGTGAAAGCCCGGGGCTTAACCCCGGAACAGCATTTGAAACTGGTCATCTAGAGTACTGTAGAGGGGGGTAGAATTTCAGGTGTAGCGGTGAAATGCGTAGAGATCTGAAGGAATACCGGTGGCGAAGGCGGCCCCCTGGACAGATACTGACACTCAGATGCGAAAGCGTGGGGAGCAAACAGGATTAGATACCCTGGTAGTCCACGCCGTAAACGATGTCTACTTGGAGGTTGTGGCCTTGAGCCGTGGCTTTCGGAGCTAACGCGTTAAGTAGACCGCCTGGGGAGTACGGTCGCAAGATTAAAACTCAAATGAATTGACGGGGGCCCGCACAAGCGGTGGAGCATGTGGTTTAATTCGATGCAACGCGAAGAACCTTACCTACTCTTGACATCCATAGAAGCTTGAAGAGATTCGAGTGTGCCTTCGGGAACTATGAGACAGGTGCTGCATGGCTGTCGTCAGCTCGTGTTGTGAAATGTTGGGTTAAGTCCCGCAACGAGCGCAACCCTTATCCTTGATTGCCAGCACTTCGGGTGGGAACTTCAGGGAGACTGCCGGTGATAAACCGGAGGAAGGTGGGGACGACGTCAAGTCATCATGGCCCTTACGAGTAGGGCTACACACGTGCTACAATGGCGGATACAGAGGGCAGCTAACTTGCGAGAGTGTGCGAATCCCAAAAAGTCCGTCGTAGTCCGGATTGGAGTCTGCAACTCGACTCCATGAAGTCGGAATCGCTAGTAATCGTAGATCAGAATGCTACGGTGAATACGTTCCCGGGCCTTGTACACACCGCCCGTCACACCATGGGAGTGGGCTGCAAAAGAAGCAGGTAGTTTAACCTTCGGGAGGACGCTTGCCACTTTGTGGTTCATGACTGGGGTGAAGTCGTAACAAGGTAGCGCTAGGGGAACCTGGCGCTGGATCACCTCCTTAACGATAAAGATACGTTGATGAGTGCTCACACAGATTGATTTGGTTTAGAAAAGAGATATGAAAGTGTCCCGTTCGTCTAGAGGCCTAGGACACCGCCCTTTCACGGCGGTAACAGGGGTTCGACTCCCCTACGGGATACCATTTCAAAGCGTATTGATTTGAGTATGTTTTAAAATGGTTTGTAATAACAAATCAAGCTCTTTAACAATTTGGAAAGCTGACAAAACAATCTTTTAGATTGTTTGTAAAAGTTCTCAAAGTATTCAGAAATGAATACACCAACACACATTCAAGTGTTCTTGGCTTCTGCTTCGGCAGAAGAAAAAATTTGAGTCCGGCAAAATCAAAGTCTGCATCATGTTTAAATAATTGCAGACAACCTTGGTTGTTTGACCGTAAGACCCTTTGGGGTTGTATGGTTAAGTGACTAAGCGTATACGGTGGATGCCTTGGCAGTCAGAGGCGATGAAGGACGTACTAACTTGCGATAAGCCCGGATGAGGGAGTAAGACCCACATGAGTCCGGGATTTCCGAATGGGGAAACCCATCTGCATCAGCAGATATCATTTACTGAATACATAGGTAAATGAGGCGAACCGGGGGAACTGAAACATCTAAGTACCCCGAGGAAAAGAAATCAACAGAGATTCCGGCAGTAGCGGCGAGCGACCCCGGATTAGCCCTTAAGTTTTATATGTGTCAGGTGAAGGCTCTGGAAAGTGCCGCGATACAGGGTGACAGCCCCGTAACCGAAGATGCAAATAAGGTGAAAACGAGTAGGACGGGACACGTGATATCCTGTCTGAACATGGGGGGACCATCCTCCAAGGCTAAATACTCCTGACTGACCGATAGTGAACCAGTACCGTGAGGGAAAGGCGAAAAGAACCCCTGTGAGGGGAGTGAAACAGAACCTGAAACCGTATACGTACAAGCAGTAGGAGCCTCTTTAATGGGGTGACTGCGTACCTTTTGTATAATGGGTCAGCGACTTATATTCAGTGGCAAGGTTAACCGGATAGGGAAGCCGTAGCGAAAGCGAGTCTTAACTGGGCGTTCAGTCTCTGGATATAGACCCGAAACCGGGTGATCTAGCCATGGGCAGGTTGAAGGTTGAGTAACATCAACTGGAGGACCGAACCGACTAATGTTGAAAAATTAGCGGATGACTTGTGGCTAGGGGTGAAAGGCCAATCAAACCCGGAGATAGCTGGTTCTCCCCGAAAGCTATTTAGGTAGCGCCTCGGACGAATACTACTGGGGGTAGAGCACTGTTAAGGCTAGGGGGTCATCCCGACTTACCAACCCTTTGCAAACTCCGAATACCAGTAAGTACTATCCGGGAGACACACGGCGGGTGCTAACGTCCGTCGTGGAGAGGGAAACAACCCAGACCGCCAGCTAAGGTCCCAAATTATTGCTAAGTGGGAAACGATGTGGGAAGGCTCAGACAGCTAGGATGTTGGCTTAGAAGCAGCCATCATTTAAAGAAAGCGTAATAGCTCACTAGTCGAGTCGGCCTGCGCGGAAGATGTAACGGGGCTAAGCAATAAACCGAAGCTGCGGCAATGCATTTTATGTATTGGGTAGGGGAGCGTTCTGTAAGCGGTTGAAGGTGTGCTGTAAGGCATGCTGGACGTATCAGAAGTGCGAATGCTGACATGAGTAACGATAATGGGGGTGAAAAACCCCCACGCCGGAAGACCAAGGGTTCCTGTCCAACGTTAATCGGGGCAGGGTAAGTCGACCCCTAAGGCGAGGCTGAAAAGCGTAGTCGATGGGAAACGGGTTAATATTCCCGTACTTCTTACAATTGCGATGGGGGGACGGAGAAGGCTAGATGGGCCTGGCGACGGTTGTCCAGGTTCAAGTGCGTAGGCTTGAAATTCAGGTAAATCCGGATTTCTTTAAGGCCGAGACACGATGTCGGGCTACTAAGGTAGTGAAGTCATTGATGCCATGCTTCCAGGAAAAGCCTCTAAGCTTCAGATTGTAAGGAATCGTACCCCAAACCGACACAGGTGGTCGGGTAGAGAATACCAAGGCGCTTGAGAGAACTCGGGTGAAGGAACTAGGCAAAATGGTACCGTAACTTCGGGAGAAGGTACGCTCCTCATGGTGAAGTCCCTTGCGGATGGAGCTGAG harbors:
- a CDS encoding TrkH family potassium uptake protein; the protein is MQFRSITRIVGILLAFFSVSMLAPALVALIYRDGAGVAFLTTFFILLICGAVIWFPNRQSKHELKSRDGFLIVVLFWIVIGSAGAIPFIISDAPAISLTDSFFESFSALTTTGATVIVGLDHLPKAILFYRQFLQWFGGMGIIVLAVAILPVLGIGGMQLYRAEIPGPVKDTKVTPRIAETAKALWYIYLSITVFCALSFWLAGMSLFDAICHSFSTIAIGGFSTHDESMGYFNSYVIDTITVIFLLISSCNFTLHYAAFSYEGIHPKYYWKDREFRAFLFIQSLLFLICFLILFIHQSDKSSVDTFFQALFQTVSISTTAGFTTTGFSDWPLFLPVLLLFSSFIGGCAGSTGGGLKVIRVLLLTLQGVREMKRLVHPRAIYPIKLGDTPLSPRVIDAVWGFFSTYTLVFVVCMLALIATGMDELSAFSAVVATLNNLGPGLGEVSVHFADINDGAKWILVVSMLFGRLEVFTLLILLTPTFWKN
- the hemG gene encoding menaquinone-dependent protoporphyrinogen IX dehydrogenase; translated protein: MKRAIFLYSTREGQTKKILNFIMQSFTEYQCDLVDLHLNPQVDLSVYDKILIAASIRYGHFHPSLYRFIDIHQKELSCSKAAFICVNLTARKEEQLKDTPEGSVYVQTFLKKSKWSPEMIGVFAGALRYPRYRFIDKMMIRLIMSMTGGETDTSKEVEYTNWQKVSNFANSFLICK